The sequence ACAAACGAAGTGAACTTAAGTTGTTCTCACCGGCGCCGATTTGATCGTCTATGCCTTGAACCAGACATAGTTCGTTTATAAGCTGTGACTTTAGAATACTAAGGATTTCTAGCATCGTAGCTGGAGAAATTCCATTTAAGTTCTTGAAAATCCACGATAGCTCCTTTAGGACCCCAGCCTTCTCCTGAATGATGTCCCCGATCTGGCTATGTCGCTGGTACACGTGCTGGAAGGCGAACCCGAACATAAAGGCATACACCATTCCCGCGGGAACCAGGAAACAACCAATCGCGTCGTTGATGTTCGGTGGAGATGGAAACGAGGCTTTAGGCCAACAGTAGTCCACGAGCGGTTGGTACAACATCAGAGTGAGCGGACAGGATATGAGAGACACGCCCGGGGCAATACAAATCTTCACCAGTCCACAGAAGTTGTTTTGGAAGCTTTCTAGTCTTTGTAATGCATAGAGATCACGTGACGTAAGGAAGGTGTAATTCTTGTTACGGATGACGGAGACCTCTTCACCAACTTGAATGTTCTTCACCCGTTTAGTGGACGAGAAAAGAGTTGATAGCCGACGTCGATGACTGACGCAGTAGAGGAATATACACACTGAAATAGGAAaaaacagattaacgtcgacatcatatcacACACCAATAACGTCCACATCATTTCATTCATCAACAGATTAACGTCATATCACATTCATCAACAGATTAACATCATATCACACATCAACAGATTAACGCGACATCATATCATTTACCAgtaacgtcgacatcatatcattcaccaacagattatcGTCGCcatcatatcattcaccaacagattaacgtcgacatcattcCATTCatcaacagattaacgtcgacattatatcattcaccaacagattaacgtcgacatcaacatcattcaccaacagattaacgtcgacattatatcattcaccaacagattaacgtcgacatcaatCATCACCAACAGATTAAACGTCGACTCATTCCATTCATCAACAGATTAAACGTCGAcattatatcattcaccaaTAGATTAAACGTCGAcattatatcattcaccaacagattaacgtcgacatatATCATTCATCACCAACAGataacgtcgacatcatatcattcaccaacagattaacgtcgacatcatatcattcaccaacagattaacgtcgacatcatatcattcaccaacagattaacgtcgacattatatcattcaccaacagattaacgtcgacattatatcattcaccaacagattaacgtcgacattatatcattcaccaacagattaacgtcgacatcatatattcaccaacagatttaacgtcgacattatatcattcaccaacagattaacgtcgacatcatatcattcaccaacagattaacgtcgacattcatatcattcaccaacagattaaacgtcgacatcatatcattcaccaacagattaacgtcgacatcatatcattcaccaacagattaacgtcgacattatatcattcaccaacatattaacgtcgacattataagtcattcaccaacagattaacgtcgacatcatatcattcaccaacagattaacgtcgacatcatatcattcaccaacagattaacgtcgacatcattccattcaccaacagattaacgtcgacatcatatcattcaccaacagattaacgtcgacattatatcattcaccaacatattaacgtcgacattatatcattcaccaacagatattaacgtcgacatcatatccattcaccaacagattaacgtcgaacatcatatcattcaccaacagattaacgtcgacatcatatcattcaccaacagattaacgtcgacattatatcattcaccaacagattaacgtcgacatcatatcattcaccaacagattaacgtcgacatcatatcattcaccaacagattaacgtcgacatcatgtcattcaccaacagattaacgtcgacatcatatcattcaccaacagattaacgtcgacatcatatcattcaccaacagataaacgtcgacatcatatcattcaccaacagattaacgtcgacatcatatcattcaccaacagattaacgtcgacattatatcattcaccaacagattaacgtcgacatcatatcattcaccaacagattaacgtcgacatcatatcattcaccaacagattaacgtcgatatcattcaccaacagataaCGTCGATATCatttcaccaacagattaacgtcgacatcatatcattcaccaacagattaacgtcgacatcatatcattcaccaacagattaacgtcgacatcatatcattcaccaacagattaacgtcgacatcattccattcaccaacagattaacgtcgacatcatatcattcaccaacagattaacgtcgacatcatatcattcaccaacagattaacgtcgacatcatatcattcaccaacagataaacgtcgacatcatatcattcaccaacagattaacgtcgacatcattccattcaccaacagattaacgtcgacatcattccattcaccaacagattaacgtcgacattaaatcattcaccaacagattaacgtcgacattatatcattcaccaacagattaacgtcgacatcatatcattcaccaacagattaacgtcgacattatatcattcaccaacagattaacgtcgacatcatcattcaccaacagattaacgtcgacatcatttCATTCATAACGTCGacatatcattcaccaacagataaacgtcgacatcatatcattcaccaacagattaacgtcgacatcattccattcaccaacagattaacgtcgacattatatcattcaccaacatattaacgtcgacatcatatcattcaccaacagattaacgtcgacattatatcattcaccaacagattaacgtcgacattatatcattcaccaacatattaacgtcgacatcatatcattcaccaacagattaacgtcgacatcatatcattcaccaacagattaacgtcgacatcatatcattcaccaacagattaacgtcgacattatatcattcaccaacagattaacgtcgacatcatatcattcaccaacagattaacgtcgacatcatatcattcaccaacagattaacgtcgacatcatcgatcattatatcattcaccaacagattaacgtcgacattatatcattcaccaacagattaacgtcgacatcatatcattcaccaacagattaacgtcgacatcatatcattcaccaacagattaacgtcgacatcatatcattcaccaacagattaacgtcgacatcatgtcattcaccaacagattaacgtcgacattatatcattcaccaacagaacatatcattcaccaacagattaacgtcgacatcatgtcattcaccaacagattaacgtcgacattatatcattcaccaacagattaacgtcgacatcatatcattcaccaacagattaacgtcgacattatatcattcaccaacatattaacgtcgacatcattccattcaccaacagattaacgtcgacatcatatcattcaccaacagattaacgtcgacatcatatcattcaccaacagattaacgtcgacattatatcattcaccaacagattaacgtcgacatcatatcattcaccaacagattaacgtcgacatcatatcattcaccaacagattaacgtcgacatcatatcattcaccaacagattaacgtcgacatcatatcattcaccaacagattaacgtcgacatcatatcattcaccaacagattaacgtcgacatcatatcattcaccaacagattaacgtcgacatcatatcattcaccaacagattaacgtcgacatcatatcattcaccaacagattaacgtcgacatcatatccattcacaacagattaacgtcgacatcatatcattcaccaacagattaaacGTCGACATCAtgtcattcaccaacagataaACGTCGACATCAtgtcattcaccaacagataaACGTCGACATTATATCGTTtacaacagattaacgtcgacatcatatcattcaccaacgattaacgtcgacatcattcATTCACCAacacagattaacgtcgacatcatatccattcaccaacagattaacgtcgacatcatatcattcaccaacagattaacgtcgacatcatatcattcaccaacagattaacgtcgacatcatgtcattcaccaacagattaacgtcgacatcatatcattcaccaacagattaacgtcgacatcatgtcattcaccaacagattaacgtcgacatcattcatcatcaccaacagattaacgtcgacatcatatcattcaccaacagattaacgtcgacatcatatcattcaccaacagattaacgtcgacatcatgtcattcaccaacagattaacgtcgacatcatatcattcaccaacagattaacgtcgacattatatcattcaccaacatattaacgtcgacatcattcattcaccaacagattaacgtcgacatcttatatcattcaccaacagattaacgtcgacatcatatcattcaccaacagattaacgtcgacatcatatcattcaccaacagattaacgtcgacatcatatcattcaccaacagattaacgtcgacattatatcattcaccaacagattaacgtcgacatcatatccATTCACCAACatagattaacgtcgacatcatatcattcaccaacagattaacgtcgacatcatcattcaccaacagattaacgtcgacattatatcattcaccaacagattaacgtcgacattatatcattcaccaacatattaacgtcgacatcatgtcattcaccaacagattaagtCGACATATTAACacgattaacgtcgacatcatatcattcaccaacagattaacgtcgacattatatcattcaccaacagattaacgtcgacattatatcattcaccaacatattaacgtcgacatcatatccattcaccaacagattaacgtcgacatcaatcattcaccaacagattaacgtcgacatcatatcattcaccaacagattaacgtcgacatcatatcattcaccaacagattaacgtcgacatcaaatcattcaccaacagattaacgtcgacattatatcattcaccaacagattaacgtcgacatcatatcattcaccaacagataaacgtcgacattatatcattcaccaacagattaacgtcgacatcatatcattcaccaacagattaacgtcgacattatatcattcaccaacagattaacgtcgacattatat is a genomic window of Argopecten irradians isolate NY chromosome 10, Ai_NY, whole genome shotgun sequence containing:
- the LOC138334043 gene encoding uncharacterized protein; the encoded protein is MAMATSEPESETSTSEPESEPESEPTTMEMVMPTVLILVLGVVVCIFLYCVSHRRRLSTLFSSTKRVKNIQVGEEVSVIRNKNYTFLTSRDLYALQRLESFQNNFCGLVKICIAPGVSLISCPLTLMLYQPLVDYCWPKASFPSPPNINDAIGCFLVPAGMVYAFMFGFAFQHVYQRHSQIGDIIQEKAGVLKELSWIFKNLNGISPATMLEILSILKSQLINELCLVQGIDDQIGADPWSILSLVNKKVTDHTDKLLGLDGSRKMRRTLETEQRTETLMDLALYN